Proteins from a genomic interval of Danio rerio strain Tuebingen ecotype United States chromosome 4, GRCz12tu, whole genome shotgun sequence:
- the eps8a gene encoding epidermal growth factor receptor kinase substrate 8a isoform X24, which produces MNGYTPPASQMNGHGSLSPDVPGKKSSGKALYEQRKNYTKNSINSLTDTSQYHVEHLTTFVMDRKEAMLTIEDGIRKLRLLDAKGKIWTQDMLLQVDNRAVSLIDHDSKNELENFPLGSIQHCQPVTNACSYDSILALVCKESGQGKPDLHLFQCEDIKASLIHMDIESAISDHKGGKIKKRPEVLKMILKSDGSIPPPPGGPAPQAPAAVNQVDTKSRVASWSAWTNEQQDNDPQRHYTELDTPPEMSAAQVDRDVQILNHILDDIEHFVTKLQKAAEAFNELSKRKKSKKSKKKGPGEGVLTLRAKPPTQDEFIDCFQKFKHAFNLLGKLKNHIQNPSAVDLVHFLFNPLKLVIQTSGGVDLAKSVVVPLLTREAIEFLHTAGSAEERHLWVTLGDAWTKCKLEWPKDYPFPSHTLSFRDGWEPPVLVSREQDVTQLAERLNAAQSETPRPPITQQTVQDFSSADGYGLTHATHKRLHQLETDMAMAALKHAVSRHVDRNLDAHSRTAQRNFAKSKYDFVARNNTELSVLKDEVVEVLDDRKQWWKVRNGAGASGYVPNNILEISRAVDMTGRGEPIYSHTIQLMMPKKEFELFKKQRTDYVPRPTVTEAPPTPTPPPPPAPLLPTASPANQSAAAIIPANQSTGATSPANQRAVATSPANQSTAAADQANQSESNSGEQHDDTVSESDSVNMREQQRERAAPANRRKSNMEEVQDELMYRLTLGRSAQKRIQTPSRSSQPALSISYDSTPQQVKDWLMLKGFSAATVSSLGVLTGAQLFSLNKDELKTVCPDDGARVFSQISVQKAALERSSGSELMEVMRRRQEKLAATATSDSGVESFDEASSH; this is translated from the exons cggaCACGGCTCGCTGTCTCCAGATGTTCCCGGCAAAAAGTCGAGTGGTAAAGCTCTGTACG AGCAAAGGAAAAACTACACCAAAAACAGCATCAACAGCCTGACGGACACGTCTCAGTATCATGTGGAG catCTGACCACGTTTGTGATGGACCGTAAGGAGGCGATGCTGACCATCGAGGACGGCATCAGGAAACTGCGGCTGCTGGACGCTAAAGGGAAGATCTGGACTCAGGACATGCTGCTGCAGGTGGACAACAGAGCAGTCAGCCTCATAGACCACGACAGCAAG aatgAGCTGGAGAACTTTCCTCTGGGCTCCATCCAGCACTGTCAGCCCGTCACCAACGCCTGCAGCTACGACTCCATCTTGGCTCTAGTGTGTAAGGAGTCCGGGCAGGGGAAACCAGACCTGCACCTGTTCCAGTGCGAGGACATCaag GCCAGTCTAATCCACATGGACATCGAGAGCGCCATCAGCGACCACAAGGGCGGGAAAATCAAGAAGAGGCCGGAGGTGCTGAA gaTGATCCTGAAGAGTGACGGAAGCATCCCTCCGCCTCCAGGAGGCCCCGCCCCTCAGGCGCcagcagctgtcaatcaagtggacACCAAGAGCCGAGTGGCCAGCTGGTCAGCCTGGACCAATGAGCAGCAGGACA acGACCCACAGAGACActacacagagctggacacgcctccTGAGATGAGCGCAGCACAGGTGGACAGAGATGTG CAAATCCTCAATCACATTCTGGACGACATCGAACACTTCGTCACCAAACTGCAGAAAGCTGCCGAGGCCTTTAACGAGCTCTCCAAACGCAAGAAGAGTAAGAAGAGCAAGAAGAAGGGCCCTGGAG AGGGAGTTCTGACACTGAGAGCCAAACCGCCGACTCAGGACGAGTTCATCGACTGCTTCCAGAAGTTCAAACACGCCTTCAACCTGCTG GGGAAGTTGAAGAACCACATTCAGAATCCCAGCGCTGTAGATCTGGTTCACTTCCTGTTCAATCCACTCAAGCTG GTGATCCAGACGTCTGGAGGAGTTGATCTGGCTAAAAGTGTAGTCGTTCCTCTCCTCACCAGAGAAGCCATCGAGTTCCTGCACACAGCGGGATCTGCGGAGGAGAGACACCTATGGGTGACACTAGGAGATGCATGGACCAAGTGCAA GCTGGAGTGGCCGAAGGATTATCCGTTTCCTTCGCACACGTTGAGTTTTCGGGATGGCTGGGAGCCGCCGGTGCTGGTGTCGCGGGAGCAGGACGTCACTCAGCTAGCGGAGAGACTGAACGCTGCGCAGAGCGAGACTCCGAGGCCGCCAATCACT CAGCAGACAGTGCAGGATTTCAGCAGTGCAGACGGGTACGGCCTCACTCACGCCACACACAAGCGTTTGCATCAGCTGGAGACAGATATGGCCATGGCCGCTCTCAAACATGCGGTCAGCCGGCATGTAGATAG GAATCTGGACGCTCACAGCAGGACGGCGCAGAGAAACTTTGCCAAATCCAAGTATGACTTTGTGGCCAGAAACAACACGGAGCTGTCTGTGCTGAAGGACGAGGTGGTGGAG GTGCTGGACGACAGGAAGCAGTGGTGGAAGGTGCGCAACGGAGCGGGAGCGTCAGGATACGTGCCAAACAACATCCTGGAGATCAGCAGAGCGGTGGACATGACGGGCCGCGGAGAGCCCATATACAGCCACACTAtacag CTAATGATGCCAAAAAAGGAATTTGAGTTGTTTAag AAGCAGCGGACAGATTATGTGCCCAGGCCGACAGTGACTGAAGCTCCGCCCACGCCGACCCCCCCTCCCCCGCCAGCCCCACTGCTACCCACTGCCAGCCCAGCCAATCAGAGTGCAGCAGCCATCATCCCAGCTAATCAGAGCACAGGGGCCACCAGCCCGGCCAATCAAAGAGCAGTGGCCACAAGCCCGGCCAATCAGAGCACAGCAGCTGCTGATCAGGCCAACCAAAGTGAGAGCAACAGCGGAGAGCAGCACGACGACACTGTGAGCGAGAGCGACAGCGTGAACATGAGAGAGCAGCAGAGGGAGAGAGCAGCGCCGGCCAacc GGCGTAAGTCTAACATGGAGGAGGTCCAGGATGAGCTGATGTACAGGCTGACTCTGGGTCGCAGCGCGCAGAAGCGGATCCAGACCCCGAGCCGGAGCAGTCAGCCGGCGCTCAGCATCAGCTACGACTCCACACCGCAGCAGGTCAAGGACTGGCTGATGCTCAAAGGCTTCAGCGCCGC GACCGTGAGCAGTCTCGGGGTGCTGACCGGCGCTCAGCTCTTCTCTCTGAATAAAGACGAGCTGAAGACGGTGTGTCCAGATGACGGCGCTCGCGTCTTCAGCCAGATCAGCGTGCAGAAGGCCGCTCTGGAG AGGAGCTCCGGCTCTGAGCTGATGGAGGTCATGCGGCGGCGGCAGGAGAAGCTAGCGGCGACAGCTACGAGCGACTCAGGAGTGGAGTCCTTCGACGAGGCCAGCAGCCACTGA
- the eps8a gene encoding epidermal growth factor receptor kinase substrate 8a (The RefSeq protein has 2 substitutions compared to this genomic sequence), with protein MNGYTPPASQMNGHGSLSPDVPGKKSSGKALYEQRKNYTKNSINSLTDTSQYHVEHLTTFVMDRKEAMLTIEDGIRKLRLLDAKGKIWTQDMLLQVDNRAVSLIDHDSKNELENFPLGSIQHCQPVTNACSYDSILALVCKESGQGKPDLHLFQCEDIKASLIHMDIESAISDHKGGKIKKRPEVLKMILKSDGSIPPPPGGPAPQAPAAVNQVDTKSRVASWSAWTNEQQDNDPQRHYTELDAPPEMSAAQVDRDVQILNHILDDIEHFVTKLQKAAEAFNELSKRKKSKKSKKKGPGEGVLTLRAKPPTQDEFIDCFQKFKHAFNLLGKLKNHIQNPSAVDLVHFLFNPLKLVIQTSGGVDLAKSVVVPLLTREAIEFLHTAGSAEERHLWVTLGDAWTKCKLEWPKDYPFPSHTLSFRDGWEPPVLVSREQDVTQLAERLNAAQSETPRPPIPQQTVQDFSSADGNLDAHSRTAQRNFAKSKYDFVARNNTELSVLKDEVVEVLDDRKQWWKVRNGAGASGYVPNNILEISRAVDMTGRGEPIYSHTIQKQRTDYVPRPTVTEAPPTPTPPPPPAPLLPTASPANQSAAAIIPANQSTGATSPANQRAVATSPANQSTAAADQANQSESNSGEQHDDTVSESDSVNMREQQRERAAPANRRKSNMEEVQDELMYRLTLGRSAQKRIQTPSRSSQPALSISYDSTPQQVKDWLMLKGFSAATVSSLGVLTGAQLFSLNKDELKTVCPDDGARVFSQISVQKAALERSSGSELMEVMRRRQEKLAATATSDSGVESFDEASSH; from the exons cggaCACGGCTCGCTGTCTCCAGATGTTCCCGGCAAAAAGTCGAGTGGTAAAGCTCTGTACG AGCAAAGGAAAAACTACACCAAAAACAGCATCAACAGCCTGACGGACACGTCTCAGTATCATGTGGAG catCTGACCACGTTTGTGATGGACCGTAAGGAGGCGATGCTGACCATCGAGGACGGCATCAGGAAACTGCGGCTGCTGGACGCTAAAGGGAAGATCTGGACTCAGGACATGCTGCTGCAGGTGGACAACAGAGCAGTCAGCCTCATAGACCACGACAGCAAG aatgAGCTGGAGAACTTTCCTCTGGGCTCCATCCAGCACTGTCAGCCCGTCACCAACGCCTGCAGCTACGACTCCATCTTGGCTCTAGTGTGTAAGGAGTCCGGGCAGGGGAAACCAGACCTGCACCTGTTCCAGTGCGAGGACATCaag GCCAGTCTAATCCACATGGACATCGAGAGCGCCATCAGCGACCACAAGGGCGGGAAAATCAAGAAGAGGCCGGAGGTGCTGAA gaTGATCCTGAAGAGTGACGGAAGCATCCCTCCGCCTCCAGGAGGCCCCGCCCCTCAGGCGCcagcagctgtcaatcaagtggacACCAAGAGCCGAGTGGCCAGCTGGTCAGCCTGGACCAATGAGCAGCAGGACA acGACCCACAGAGACActacacagagctggacacgcctccTGAGATGAGCGCAGCACAGGTGGACAGAGATGTG CAAATCCTCAATCACATTCTGGACGACATCGAACACTTCGTCACCAAACTGCAGAAAGCTGCCGAGGCCTTTAACGAGCTCTCCAAACGCAAGAAGAGTAAGAAGAGCAAGAAGAAGGGCCCTGGAG AGGGAGTTCTGACACTGAGAGCCAAACCGCCGACTCAGGACGAGTTCATCGACTGCTTCCAGAAGTTCAAACACGCCTTCAACCTGCTG GGGAAGTTGAAGAACCACATTCAGAATCCCAGCGCTGTAGATCTGGTTCACTTCCTGTTCAATCCACTCAAGCTG GTGATCCAGACGTCTGGAGGAGTTGATCTGGCTAAAAGTGTAGTCGTTCCTCTCCTCACCAGAGAAGCCATCGAGTTCCTGCACACAGCGGGATCTGCGGAGGAGAGACACCTATGGGTGACACTAGGAGATGCATGGACCAAGTGCAA GCTGGAGTGGCCGAAGGATTATCCGTTTCCTTCGCACACGTTGAGTTTTCGGGATGGCTGGGAGCCGCCGGTGCTGGTGTCGCGGGAGCAGGACGTCACTCAGCTAGCGGAGAGACTGAACGCTGCGCAGAGCGAGACTCCGAGGCCGCCAATCACT CAGCAGACAGTGCAGGATTTCAGCAGTGCAGACGG GAATCTGGACGCTCACAGCAGGACGGCGCAGAGAAACTTTGCCAAATCCAAGTATGACTTTGTGGCCAGAAACAACACGGAGCTGTCTGTGCTGAAGGACGAGGTGGTGGAG GTGCTGGACGACAGGAAGCAGTGGTGGAAGGTGCGCAACGGAGCGGGAGCGTCAGGATACGTGCCAAACAACATCCTGGAGATCAGCAGAGCGGTGGACATGACGGGCCGCGGAGAGCCCATATACAGCCACACTAtacag AAGCAGCGGACAGATTATGTGCCCAGGCCGACAGTGACTGAAGCTCCGCCCACGCCGACCCCCCCTCCCCCGCCAGCCCCACTGCTACCCACTGCCAGCCCAGCCAATCAGAGTGCAGCAGCCATCATCCCAGCTAATCAGAGCACAGGGGCCACCAGCCCGGCCAATCAAAGAGCAGTGGCCACAAGCCCGGCCAATCAGAGCACAGCAGCTGCTGATCAGGCCAACCAAAGTGAGAGCAACAGCGGAGAGCAGCACGACGACACTGTGAGCGAGAGCGACAGCGTGAACATGAGAGAGCAGCAGAGGGAGAGAGCAGCGCCGGCCAacc GGCGTAAGTCTAACATGGAGGAGGTCCAGGATGAGCTGATGTACAGGCTGACTCTGGGTCGCAGCGCGCAGAAGCGGATCCAGACCCCGAGCCGGAGCAGTCAGCCGGCGCTCAGCATCAGCTACGACTCCACACCGCAGCAGGTCAAGGACTGGCTGATGCTCAAAGGCTTCAGCGCCGC GACCGTGAGCAGTCTCGGGGTGCTGACCGGCGCTCAGCTCTTCTCTCTGAATAAAGACGAGCTGAAGACGGTGTGTCCAGATGACGGCGCTCGCGTCTTCAGCCAGATCAGCGTGCAGAAGGCCGCTCTGGAG AGGAGCTCCGGCTCTGAGCTGATGGAGGTCATGCGGCGGCGGCAGGAGAAGCTAGCGGCGACAGCTACGAGCGACTCAGGAGTGGAGTCCTTCGACGAGGCCAGCAGCCACTGA
- the eps8a gene encoding epidermal growth factor receptor kinase substrate 8a isoform X36 yields MNGYTPPASQMNGHGSLSPDVPGKKSSGKALYEQRKNYTKNSINSLTDTSQYHVEHLTTFVMDRKEAMLTIEDGIRKLRLLDAKGKIWTQDMLLQVDNRAVSLIDHDSKNELENFPLGSIQHCQPVTNACSYDSILALVCKESGQGKPDLHLFQCEDIKASLIHMDIESAISDHKGGKIKKRPEVLKMILKSDGSIPPPPGGPAPQAPAAVNQVDTKSRVASWSAWTNEQQDNDPQRHYTELDTPPEMSAAQVDRDVQILNHILDDIEHFVTKLQKAAEAFNELSKRKKSKKSKKKGPGEGVLTLRAKPPTQDEFIDCFQKFKHAFNLLGKLKNHIQNPSAVDLVHFLFNPLKLVIQTSGGVDLAKSVVVPLLTREAIEFLHTAGSAEERHLWVTLGDAWTKCKLEWPKDYPFPSHTLSFRDGWEPPVLVSREQDVTQLAERLNAAQSETPRPPITQQTVQDFSSADGNLDAHSRTAQRNFAKSKYDFVARNNTELSVLKDEVVEVLDDRKQWWKVRNGAGASGYVPNNILEISRAVDMTGRGEPIYSHTIQLMMPKKEFELFKKQRTDYVPRPTVTEAPPTPTPPPPPAPLLPTASPANQSAAAIIPANQSTGATSPANQRAVATSPANQSTAAADQANQSESNSGEQHDDTVSESDSVNMREQQRERAAPANRRKSNMEEVQDELMYRLTLGRSAQKRIQTPSRSSQPALSISYDSTPQQVKDWLMLKGFSAATVSSLGVLTGAQLFSLNKDELKTVCPDDGARVFSQISVQKAALERSSGSELMEVMRRRQEKLAATATSDSGVESFDEASSH; encoded by the exons cggaCACGGCTCGCTGTCTCCAGATGTTCCCGGCAAAAAGTCGAGTGGTAAAGCTCTGTACG AGCAAAGGAAAAACTACACCAAAAACAGCATCAACAGCCTGACGGACACGTCTCAGTATCATGTGGAG catCTGACCACGTTTGTGATGGACCGTAAGGAGGCGATGCTGACCATCGAGGACGGCATCAGGAAACTGCGGCTGCTGGACGCTAAAGGGAAGATCTGGACTCAGGACATGCTGCTGCAGGTGGACAACAGAGCAGTCAGCCTCATAGACCACGACAGCAAG aatgAGCTGGAGAACTTTCCTCTGGGCTCCATCCAGCACTGTCAGCCCGTCACCAACGCCTGCAGCTACGACTCCATCTTGGCTCTAGTGTGTAAGGAGTCCGGGCAGGGGAAACCAGACCTGCACCTGTTCCAGTGCGAGGACATCaag GCCAGTCTAATCCACATGGACATCGAGAGCGCCATCAGCGACCACAAGGGCGGGAAAATCAAGAAGAGGCCGGAGGTGCTGAA gaTGATCCTGAAGAGTGACGGAAGCATCCCTCCGCCTCCAGGAGGCCCCGCCCCTCAGGCGCcagcagctgtcaatcaagtggacACCAAGAGCCGAGTGGCCAGCTGGTCAGCCTGGACCAATGAGCAGCAGGACA acGACCCACAGAGACActacacagagctggacacgcctccTGAGATGAGCGCAGCACAGGTGGACAGAGATGTG CAAATCCTCAATCACATTCTGGACGACATCGAACACTTCGTCACCAAACTGCAGAAAGCTGCCGAGGCCTTTAACGAGCTCTCCAAACGCAAGAAGAGTAAGAAGAGCAAGAAGAAGGGCCCTGGAG AGGGAGTTCTGACACTGAGAGCCAAACCGCCGACTCAGGACGAGTTCATCGACTGCTTCCAGAAGTTCAAACACGCCTTCAACCTGCTG GGGAAGTTGAAGAACCACATTCAGAATCCCAGCGCTGTAGATCTGGTTCACTTCCTGTTCAATCCACTCAAGCTG GTGATCCAGACGTCTGGAGGAGTTGATCTGGCTAAAAGTGTAGTCGTTCCTCTCCTCACCAGAGAAGCCATCGAGTTCCTGCACACAGCGGGATCTGCGGAGGAGAGACACCTATGGGTGACACTAGGAGATGCATGGACCAAGTGCAA GCTGGAGTGGCCGAAGGATTATCCGTTTCCTTCGCACACGTTGAGTTTTCGGGATGGCTGGGAGCCGCCGGTGCTGGTGTCGCGGGAGCAGGACGTCACTCAGCTAGCGGAGAGACTGAACGCTGCGCAGAGCGAGACTCCGAGGCCGCCAATCACT CAGCAGACAGTGCAGGATTTCAGCAGTGCAGACGG GAATCTGGACGCTCACAGCAGGACGGCGCAGAGAAACTTTGCCAAATCCAAGTATGACTTTGTGGCCAGAAACAACACGGAGCTGTCTGTGCTGAAGGACGAGGTGGTGGAG GTGCTGGACGACAGGAAGCAGTGGTGGAAGGTGCGCAACGGAGCGGGAGCGTCAGGATACGTGCCAAACAACATCCTGGAGATCAGCAGAGCGGTGGACATGACGGGCCGCGGAGAGCCCATATACAGCCACACTAtacag CTAATGATGCCAAAAAAGGAATTTGAGTTGTTTAag AAGCAGCGGACAGATTATGTGCCCAGGCCGACAGTGACTGAAGCTCCGCCCACGCCGACCCCCCCTCCCCCGCCAGCCCCACTGCTACCCACTGCCAGCCCAGCCAATCAGAGTGCAGCAGCCATCATCCCAGCTAATCAGAGCACAGGGGCCACCAGCCCGGCCAATCAAAGAGCAGTGGCCACAAGCCCGGCCAATCAGAGCACAGCAGCTGCTGATCAGGCCAACCAAAGTGAGAGCAACAGCGGAGAGCAGCACGACGACACTGTGAGCGAGAGCGACAGCGTGAACATGAGAGAGCAGCAGAGGGAGAGAGCAGCGCCGGCCAacc GGCGTAAGTCTAACATGGAGGAGGTCCAGGATGAGCTGATGTACAGGCTGACTCTGGGTCGCAGCGCGCAGAAGCGGATCCAGACCCCGAGCCGGAGCAGTCAGCCGGCGCTCAGCATCAGCTACGACTCCACACCGCAGCAGGTCAAGGACTGGCTGATGCTCAAAGGCTTCAGCGCCGC GACCGTGAGCAGTCTCGGGGTGCTGACCGGCGCTCAGCTCTTCTCTCTGAATAAAGACGAGCTGAAGACGGTGTGTCCAGATGACGGCGCTCGCGTCTTCAGCCAGATCAGCGTGCAGAAGGCCGCTCTGGAG AGGAGCTCCGGCTCTGAGCTGATGGAGGTCATGCGGCGGCGGCAGGAGAAGCTAGCGGCGACAGCTACGAGCGACTCAGGAGTGGAGTCCTTCGACGAGGCCAGCAGCCACTGA
- the eps8a gene encoding epidermal growth factor receptor kinase substrate 8a isoform X17: MDNRSGSVCVGQSPDMNGYTPPASQMNGHGSLSPDVPGKKSSGKALYEQRKNYTKNSINSLTDTSQYHVEHLTTFVMDRKEAMLTIEDGIRKLRLLDAKGKIWTQDMLLQVDNRAVSLIDHDSKNELENFPLGSIQHCQPVTNACSYDSILALVCKESGQGKPDLHLFQCEDIKASLIHMDIESAISDHKGGKIKKRPEVLKMILKSDGSIPPPPGGPAPQAPAAVNQVDTKSRVASWSAWTNEQQDNDPQRHYTELDTPPEMSAAQVDRDVQILNHILDDIEHFVTKLQKAAEAFNELSKRKKSKKSKKKGPGEGVLTLRAKPPTQDEFIDCFQKFKHAFNLLGKLKNHIQNPSAVDLVHFLFNPLKLVIQTSGGVDLAKSVVVPLLTREAIEFLHTAGSAEERHLWVTLGDAWTKCKLEWPKDYPFPSHTLSFRDGWEPPVLVSREQDVTQLAERLNAAQSETPRPPITQQTVQDFSSADGNLDAHSRTAQRNFAKSKYDFVARNNTELSVLKDEVVEVLDDRKQWWKVRNGAGASGYVPNNILEISRAVDMTGRGEPIYSHTIQKQRTDYVPRPTVTEAPPTPTPPPPPAPLLPTASPANQSAAAIIPANQSTGATSPANQRAVATSPANQSTAAADQANQSESNSGEQHDDTVSESDSVNMREQQRERAAPANRRKSNMEEVQDELMYRLTLGRSAQKRIQTPSRSSQPALSISYDSTPQQVKDWLMLKGFSAATVSSLGVLTGAQLFSLNKDELKTVCPDDGARVFSQISVQKAALERSSGSELMEVMRRRQEKLAATATSDSGVESFDEASSH, encoded by the exons cggaCACGGCTCGCTGTCTCCAGATGTTCCCGGCAAAAAGTCGAGTGGTAAAGCTCTGTACG AGCAAAGGAAAAACTACACCAAAAACAGCATCAACAGCCTGACGGACACGTCTCAGTATCATGTGGAG catCTGACCACGTTTGTGATGGACCGTAAGGAGGCGATGCTGACCATCGAGGACGGCATCAGGAAACTGCGGCTGCTGGACGCTAAAGGGAAGATCTGGACTCAGGACATGCTGCTGCAGGTGGACAACAGAGCAGTCAGCCTCATAGACCACGACAGCAAG aatgAGCTGGAGAACTTTCCTCTGGGCTCCATCCAGCACTGTCAGCCCGTCACCAACGCCTGCAGCTACGACTCCATCTTGGCTCTAGTGTGTAAGGAGTCCGGGCAGGGGAAACCAGACCTGCACCTGTTCCAGTGCGAGGACATCaag GCCAGTCTAATCCACATGGACATCGAGAGCGCCATCAGCGACCACAAGGGCGGGAAAATCAAGAAGAGGCCGGAGGTGCTGAA gaTGATCCTGAAGAGTGACGGAAGCATCCCTCCGCCTCCAGGAGGCCCCGCCCCTCAGGCGCcagcagctgtcaatcaagtggacACCAAGAGCCGAGTGGCCAGCTGGTCAGCCTGGACCAATGAGCAGCAGGACA acGACCCACAGAGACActacacagagctggacacgcctccTGAGATGAGCGCAGCACAGGTGGACAGAGATGTG CAAATCCTCAATCACATTCTGGACGACATCGAACACTTCGTCACCAAACTGCAGAAAGCTGCCGAGGCCTTTAACGAGCTCTCCAAACGCAAGAAGAGTAAGAAGAGCAAGAAGAAGGGCCCTGGAG AGGGAGTTCTGACACTGAGAGCCAAACCGCCGACTCAGGACGAGTTCATCGACTGCTTCCAGAAGTTCAAACACGCCTTCAACCTGCTG GGGAAGTTGAAGAACCACATTCAGAATCCCAGCGCTGTAGATCTGGTTCACTTCCTGTTCAATCCACTCAAGCTG GTGATCCAGACGTCTGGAGGAGTTGATCTGGCTAAAAGTGTAGTCGTTCCTCTCCTCACCAGAGAAGCCATCGAGTTCCTGCACACAGCGGGATCTGCGGAGGAGAGACACCTATGGGTGACACTAGGAGATGCATGGACCAAGTGCAA GCTGGAGTGGCCGAAGGATTATCCGTTTCCTTCGCACACGTTGAGTTTTCGGGATGGCTGGGAGCCGCCGGTGCTGGTGTCGCGGGAGCAGGACGTCACTCAGCTAGCGGAGAGACTGAACGCTGCGCAGAGCGAGACTCCGAGGCCGCCAATCACT CAGCAGACAGTGCAGGATTTCAGCAGTGCAGACGG GAATCTGGACGCTCACAGCAGGACGGCGCAGAGAAACTTTGCCAAATCCAAGTATGACTTTGTGGCCAGAAACAACACGGAGCTGTCTGTGCTGAAGGACGAGGTGGTGGAG GTGCTGGACGACAGGAAGCAGTGGTGGAAGGTGCGCAACGGAGCGGGAGCGTCAGGATACGTGCCAAACAACATCCTGGAGATCAGCAGAGCGGTGGACATGACGGGCCGCGGAGAGCCCATATACAGCCACACTAtacag AAGCAGCGGACAGATTATGTGCCCAGGCCGACAGTGACTGAAGCTCCGCCCACGCCGACCCCCCCTCCCCCGCCAGCCCCACTGCTACCCACTGCCAGCCCAGCCAATCAGAGTGCAGCAGCCATCATCCCAGCTAATCAGAGCACAGGGGCCACCAGCCCGGCCAATCAAAGAGCAGTGGCCACAAGCCCGGCCAATCAGAGCACAGCAGCTGCTGATCAGGCCAACCAAAGTGAGAGCAACAGCGGAGAGCAGCACGACGACACTGTGAGCGAGAGCGACAGCGTGAACATGAGAGAGCAGCAGAGGGAGAGAGCAGCGCCGGCCAacc GGCGTAAGTCTAACATGGAGGAGGTCCAGGATGAGCTGATGTACAGGCTGACTCTGGGTCGCAGCGCGCAGAAGCGGATCCAGACCCCGAGCCGGAGCAGTCAGCCGGCGCTCAGCATCAGCTACGACTCCACACCGCAGCAGGTCAAGGACTGGCTGATGCTCAAAGGCTTCAGCGCCGC GACCGTGAGCAGTCTCGGGGTGCTGACCGGCGCTCAGCTCTTCTCTCTGAATAAAGACGAGCTGAAGACGGTGTGTCCAGATGACGGCGCTCGCGTCTTCAGCCAGATCAGCGTGCAGAAGGCCGCTCTGGAG AGGAGCTCCGGCTCTGAGCTGATGGAGGTCATGCGGCGGCGGCAGGAGAAGCTAGCGGCGACAGCTACGAGCGACTCAGGAGTGGAGTCCTTCGACGAGGCCAGCAGCCACTGA